The Cucumis melo cultivar AY chromosome 6, USDA_Cmelo_AY_1.0, whole genome shotgun sequence genome includes a region encoding these proteins:
- the LOC103491094 gene encoding aspartate carbamoyltransferase, chloroplastic, producing MAASSSLMSHSLQAHDSTETAIKCCKGYMYGNLRSSNSRIGYSRSKFLTSPKFLYNKNSTKWEHIEKCPTRNEIRCRAVEIENSVSPFVSKKFELDDVIEAQQFDREILNYIFEVALDMEKIEKSSSKSQMLKGYLMATLFYEPSTRTRLSFESAMKRLGGEVLTTENAREFSSAAKGETLEDTIRTVEGYSDIIVMRHFESGAAKKAAATASIPIINAGDGPGQHPTQALLDVYTIQREIGKLDGIKVGLVGDLANGRTVRSLAYLLAKYKDVKIYFVSPDVVKMKDDIKDYLTSQDVKWEECDNLMEVASECDVVYQTRIQRERFGERIDVYEQARGKYIVDKNVLKVMQRHAVVMHPLPRLDEITVDVDEDPRAAYFRQAKNGLYIRMALVKLLLLGW from the exons ATGGCTGCTTCATCATCCCTTATGTCACACTCTTTGCAAGCGCATGATTCGACTGAAACAGCAATAAAATGCTGTAAGGGGTATATGTATGGTAATTTACGTTCATCGAATTCTCGGATTGGATACTCCAGGTCCAAGTTCCTAACAAGTCCTAAGTTTTTGTATAACAAGAATTCAACAAAATGGGAACATATTGAGAAATGTCCAACGAGGAATGAAATCCGGTGCCGAGCTGTGGAAATTGAGAATTCCGTTTCTCCTTTTGTTAGCAaaaagtttgagcttgatgatGTGATTGAAGCTCAACAATTTGATAGAGAGATTCTCAACTATATTTTTGAAGTTGCACTTGATATGGAAAAGATTGAAAAAAGTTCGTCTAAAAGCCAAATGCTCAAGGGATATTTGATGGCTACCCTGTTCTACGAGCCCTCAACTAGGACGAGGCTTTCGTTTGAATCTGCCATGAAAAGGTTAGGTGGGGAGGTATTGACAACTGAAAATGCACGGGAGTTTTCTTCAGCAGCCAAAGGAGAAACCCTTGAAG ATACCATCAGAACTGTTGAGGGATATTCAGATATAATTGTGATGCGGCATTTTGAAAGTGGCGCTGCGAAGAAAGCTGCTGCAACAGCTAGCATTCCTATTATTAATGCTGGTGATGGTCCTGGACAGCATCCAACTCAG GCTCTTCTAGATGTATATACTATCCAGAGAGAGATAGGAAAACTTGATGGAATTAAAGTTGGGCTCGTGGGAGATCTTGCTAATGGTAGAACTGTACGGTCACTTGCATATTTGCTCGCCAAGTATAAAGATGTGAAAATATACTTTGTCTCTCCAGATGTTGTAAAAATGAAG GATGATATAAAAGACTATTTGACATCACAAGATGTGAAATGGGAAGAATGTGACAACTTGATGGAAGTTGCATCAGAGTGTGATGTGGTATATCAAACTCGCATTCAGCGGGAACGATTTGGAGAGAGGATTGATGTTTATGAACAAGCTAGAGGCAAGTACATAGTGGATAAAAATGTGTTAAAAGTGATGCAGAGACACGCTGTGGTCATGCACCCCCTCCCTAGGCTTGATGAG ATCACTGTTGATGTAGATGAGGATCCAAGGGCTGCCTACTTCCGACAAGCAAAGAATGGTCTCTATATACGTATGGCCCTTGTGAAACTCTTGCTACTTGGTTGGTGA